The window ACGGCCTACCCCCACAGagccgcggcggcagcgcaactagtcgccgacggcaaggccgACCGCGCGCTGCTCATCTGCGGCACGGGGCTCGGcatggccatcgccgccaacaaggtcaagggCATTCGGGCCGTGACGGCACACGACAGCTTCAGCGTGGAGCGGTCGATCCTGAGCAACGACGCGCAGGTGTTGTGCATGGGCGAGAGGGTGATTGGCCTGGAGCTCGCGAGGAGGCTCGCCAAGGACTGGCTCGGATACGCGTTTGACCCTACCAGCCAGAGTGCTGAGAAGGTGCATGTCATCAAGGCTCTGGAGGCTGCTGCGTGAGGGGTATGTGGATAGAGGTAGCGGTCTAGCGGGTTGATGATTTTGAGTTACAACATGTCTTCTATCGTTTTATGGTGCATTGTGACAGGCGTCTTTTAAGTGAGTGGACTGGGACAAAATGAAGGTGATCTGGTATCTGAAGTCTAAGAAGACGTcaaaaagaaacaagaaCGTTGTAACAGGAATTGCGACGCAAATCATACTGAACACC is drawn from Colletotrichum destructivum chromosome 6, complete sequence and contains these coding sequences:
- a CDS encoding Putative sugar-phosphate isomerase, RpiB/LacA/LacB family; protein product: MGSNPVPKYRIVVGSDEAGIKYKDAIKADLQKDSRVEFVEDVGSHETADKTAYPHRAAAAAQLVADGKADRALLICGTGLGMAIAANKVKGIRAVTAHDSFSVERSILSNDAQVLCMGERVIGLELARRLAKDWLGYAFDPTSQSAEKVHVIKALEAAA